Proteins from one Bos taurus isolate L1 Dominette 01449 registration number 42190680 breed Hereford chromosome 7, ARS-UCD2.0, whole genome shotgun sequence genomic window:
- the LECT2 gene encoding leukocyte cell-derived chemotaxin-2 precursor: MFSTGTLLLAALISPALAGPWAIICAGKSSNEIRTCDGHGCGQYTAQRNQKLHQGVDVLCSDGSTVYAPFTGKIMGQEKPYKNKNAINNGVRISGGGFCIKMFYIKPIKYKGSIKKGEKLGTLLPLQKVYPGIQSHIHIENCDLSDPTVYL; this comes from the exons atgTTTTCCACAGGAACCCTCCTTCTGGCTGCTCTGATTTCACCTG caCTGGCTGGACCATGGGCTATTATATGTGCTGGCAAGTCTTCCAATGAGATCAGGACATGTGATGGCCATGGCTGTGGCCAGTACACGGCTCAGAG AAATCAGAAGCTTCACCAGGGTGTAGATGTCTTGTGCTCAGATGGCTCTACTGTTTACGCACCTTTCACCGGAAAGATCATGGGCCAGGAGAAaccttataaaaacaaaaatgccatCAATAATGGTGTTCGGATCTCTGGAGGAG gTTTCTGCATTAAAATGTTCTACATCAAGCCAATTAAATATAAAGGTTCTATCAAGAAGGGAGAAAAACTGGGCACTCTGCTGCCCTTGCAAAAAGTTTACCCTGGAATACAATCCCACATACATATTGAAAACTGTGACTTGAGTGATCCTACTGTCTACCTATAG